A genome region from Rickettsiales endosymbiont of Stachyamoeba lipophora includes the following:
- a CDS encoding FkbM family methyltransferase: MNKELCWSLQDLLDAGLKETSLYEYLSTQGLNFIDVGAKDGVVDAVKGLSSFLNALLFEPNKDEYQKIANDHPFKSQELFNVGLGAKNQEQNLYITESSMCCSIFKPNEFNTKRYGLYGYKVKAVESIQLTTLDALNIASDSSYILKLDAQGAELDIIRGGQNFIEHNVTAIISEVNFIESYDNIPLFSEIELALRKLGFTFVTYTDFMYRSNNKNKSHGLSRERLFHADALFIKDPIINEQKDISQCYQLITLYVLYNLYDLALELVDHLELDNIDKHQLIIFINNCRKKYLQKNIELTEKNLALLKDEVQNNKQVEYYLNLRSIL, from the coding sequence ATGAATAAAGAGCTATGTTGGAGCTTACAGGACTTATTAGATGCCGGTTTAAAGGAAACCTCCTTATATGAATATTTATCAACACAAGGTTTAAACTTTATTGATGTAGGAGCCAAGGACGGTGTAGTTGATGCGGTTAAAGGCCTCTCTTCATTTTTAAATGCACTCTTATTTGAACCTAATAAAGATGAGTATCAAAAAATAGCTAATGATCACCCGTTCAAATCTCAAGAATTATTTAATGTAGGATTGGGTGCTAAAAATCAAGAGCAAAACTTATATATTACTGAAAGCTCTATGTGCTGTTCTATATTCAAACCGAATGAATTTAATACTAAACGATATGGATTATATGGATACAAAGTTAAAGCAGTAGAGAGTATTCAACTCACTACTTTAGATGCTTTAAATATTGCATCAGACTCATCATATATTTTAAAACTTGATGCACAAGGTGCCGAACTGGATATAATTCGCGGTGGGCAAAATTTTATAGAACATAATGTAACTGCCATCATCTCCGAGGTTAACTTTATAGAGTCTTATGATAACATACCCTTATTCTCTGAAATTGAGTTGGCACTAAGAAAATTAGGATTTACCTTCGTAACCTATACGGACTTTATGTATAGATCTAACAATAAAAATAAATCTCATGGTTTATCCCGAGAAAGGCTATTTCATGCTGATGCATTGTTTATAAAAGATCCTATTATTAATGAACAAAAAGATATCTCTCAGTGTTATCAATTAATAACTCTATATGTTTTATACAACCTATATGATTTAGCTTTAGAATTAGTTGATCATCTTGAGTTAGATAATATTGATAAACATCAATTAATAATTTTCATTAATAACTGTAGAAAAAAATATTTACAGAAGAATATTGAACTCACAGAAAAAAATCTAGCGTTATTAAAAGACGAAGTACAAAATAATAAGCAGGTTGAATACTACCTCAATTTAAGATCTATTCTATAG
- a CDS encoding TrkH family potassium uptake protein: MKHMNARLACKFVSIITFWFCLLLFIPAAIDLKTNFHNSIVFVAVSLVGIIFSTFFICLFLKEDFSTISIKEGFLITNLIWFVSIAIGVAIYSQIQHPLTLIDAIFESVSGFTTCGASIIDDPQIYSDGVLLFRSLTQYLGGVGFVVIAMIILPSLRIGGMQLFQTESSEHSDKLFPSLRELAWSIMKVYFGLTILLFILLKYYGLNTIDALSHTMTTVSTGGFSNYPESIAHFKSWKIEFIISIFMLLCSLPFVNYIGFIKNKKLSHNFADEQIVCFLLLLFGAFILTTWFNYQINNIEPLHATRISWFNIVSIITTTGHASDRYYLWGNFSTVLFLTLAIIGGCTGSTSGGIKIFRINIIWQGIISSIKQLIYPRQVIRITYNKQPVSELIIRDCLVFACLHFITLIIAIIFMSLDNIDLLTNVYAAIAALSNAGFSIENVMTQQSYQALPTLSKTICIILMYLGRLEFFTFLVMLNRHFWK; the protein is encoded by the coding sequence ATGAAGCACATGAATGCTAGGCTAGCTTGTAAGTTCGTAAGTATTATTACCTTTTGGTTTTGTTTATTGCTTTTTATCCCAGCAGCAATAGATTTAAAGACTAATTTTCATAACTCAATTGTTTTTGTTGCAGTAAGCTTAGTCGGCATTATTTTTTCTACTTTTTTTATTTGTTTATTTCTCAAAGAAGATTTTTCTACTATATCTATTAAGGAAGGGTTTTTAATTACTAATCTAATTTGGTTTGTTTCTATCGCCATAGGGGTAGCCATTTATAGTCAAATACAACATCCTTTAACTTTAATAGATGCTATTTTTGAAAGTGTATCAGGTTTTACCACTTGTGGGGCATCAATCATTGATGATCCGCAGATTTATTCAGATGGGGTATTATTATTTAGATCTTTAACTCAATATTTAGGGGGGGTAGGATTCGTAGTAATTGCTATGATAATTTTACCAAGTTTACGTATTGGCGGCATGCAACTTTTTCAAACCGAAAGTTCAGAACATAGTGATAAATTATTTCCTAGTCTTAGGGAGCTTGCATGGTCAATCATGAAAGTCTATTTTGGGCTCACTATATTATTATTTATCTTACTTAAATATTATGGCTTAAATACTATTGATGCGCTAAGCCATACTATGACTACAGTATCTACAGGGGGTTTTAGCAACTATCCAGAGTCTATTGCACATTTTAAATCATGGAAAATAGAATTCATTATATCTATTTTCATGTTATTATGCAGCTTGCCTTTTGTTAACTACATTGGATTTATAAAAAATAAGAAATTAAGTCATAATTTTGCAGATGAACAAATAGTATGTTTTCTCTTATTACTGTTTGGTGCCTTTATACTAACTACGTGGTTTAACTATCAAATAAACAATATCGAACCATTACATGCTACGCGTATCAGCTGGTTTAATATCGTTTCTATTATTACTACCACTGGCCATGCAAGTGATCGTTACTATTTATGGGGAAATTTTAGCACCGTGTTATTCCTTACTCTTGCAATTATAGGCGGATGTACAGGTTCCACCTCAGGAGGAATCAAAATATTCAGAATAAATATTATCTGGCAAGGAATTATCAGCAGCATCAAACAACTAATTTACCCACGTCAAGTTATTAGAATCACTTATAACAAACAACCAGTCAGCGAGCTTATTATACGGGATTGTTTAGTTTTTGCCTGTCTTCACTTTATTACTTTAATAATAGCCATAATATTCATGAGCCTGGATAATATTGATTTATTAACTAACGTATATGCTGCTATTGCAGCTTTATCTAATGCTGGGTTTTCAATAGAAAATGTTATGACTCAGCAAAGTTATCAAGCTCTTCCAACATTATCTAAAACAATCTGTATTATTCTTATGTATCTAGGTAGGCTGGAATTTTTTACATTTTTAGTAATGCTTAATCGGCATTTTTGGAAATAA